The following proteins come from a genomic window of Corynebacterium crudilactis:
- the ssd gene encoding septum site-determining protein Ssd, which translates to MNSTTNQAILIAVEDPVLHPEAMHVAAATGRPVIETTHIGDITRHFHRASAVLIDAAVAAQINNAKRRSRVFLLDSDPGPSDWKTAMAIHAEQAILLPAQAGELLSALGRNDKQIAVAAGHMIGVVGAVGGTGASTLAAALAKRRAVSATTVLIDGVPSSGGIDLLLGVEDAPGARWPDVGVRRGTVQAADVLKALPSTPDSVVVLSTARSTILDPFVLSSQDVSAAIDCFVEADQPIDAIVDLHAEQLDEDLVGRLTHLVLVIPAEVRAVAAARALYLELQQFHVPITCVLRHRGWSGLDVSEVEEILGVEITAEIGSIHKLAKSVEMHGLSGSLPRVLSTACDAVLGEVLA; encoded by the coding sequence ATGAACAGCACGACGAACCAAGCAATACTTATCGCAGTGGAAGATCCAGTCCTTCACCCAGAAGCAATGCATGTGGCTGCGGCAACGGGACGGCCAGTTATTGAAACAACACATATTGGAGATATCACCAGGCATTTTCACCGTGCCTCAGCGGTTCTTATCGATGCAGCGGTGGCAGCGCAGATAAACAATGCGAAGCGGCGCAGCAGAGTCTTTTTGCTGGATTCTGATCCAGGCCCCTCCGATTGGAAAACAGCCATGGCAATCCATGCGGAGCAAGCGATACTGTTGCCTGCCCAAGCGGGAGAATTGCTGAGTGCTCTAGGCCGAAATGATAAACAGATTGCGGTTGCCGCAGGCCACATGATTGGTGTGGTTGGGGCAGTGGGTGGAACCGGGGCAAGCACCTTAGCTGCAGCATTAGCGAAACGCCGGGCAGTATCGGCCACCACGGTGTTGATAGATGGGGTTCCTTCCTCCGGGGGTATTGATCTGTTATTAGGGGTAGAAGATGCCCCCGGCGCGCGCTGGCCGGATGTGGGTGTGCGTCGGGGCACTGTGCAGGCTGCTGATGTACTGAAAGCGTTGCCGAGTACTCCTGATTCTGTGGTGGTGTTATCTACGGCGCGTTCTACTATTTTGGATCCTTTTGTGTTGTCTTCGCAGGATGTTTCTGCAGCTATTGATTGTTTTGTGGAGGCGGATCAGCCGATTGATGCGATTGTGGATCTGCATGCAGAGCAGCTGGATGAAGATCTTGTGGGGCGATTGACGCATCTTGTTCTAGTTATTCCGGCAGAGGTGCGGGCTGTTGCTGCAGCTCGGGCGCTTTATCTGGAATTACAACAATTTCATGTGCCCATCACGTGTGTGTTGAGGCACCGCGGTTGGTCTGGTTTGGATGTGTCAGAAGTCGAGGAGATTTTGGGTGTGGAGATCACTGCTGAAATCGGTTCTATTCACAAATTGGCTAAATCGGTAGAAATGCATGGTTTGAGTGGCTCCTTGCCGCGGGTGTTAAGCACCGCGTGCGATGCCGTCCTGGGGGAGGTGTTGGCGTGA
- a CDS encoding MBL fold metallo-hydrolase — MEHPAYSQLRPVTSSASVVLCPNPGYSSLEGTNSWVIRAAEDPRSIVIDPGPEDEGHLNVLNAKAEEVGLILLTHRHYDHADGAQRFRQLTSAPVRAMDPTYCAGAGAVQDGEIITIDGVTPQIEVVATPGHTRDSVSYFIWSGVPHESTLEGIISGDTIAGRHTTMISETDGDLGEYLNSLAILEERGKDIPLLPGHGPDGEDVASFARKYIERRELRLNQIREIWEVKGRDVSMKDLIDAIYDDVDPVLRGAAEQSTHVAIRYLQAQEASATN, encoded by the coding sequence ATGGAGCATCCTGCTTACAGCCAATTGCGGCCGGTTACCTCATCCGCTTCTGTTGTTTTGTGTCCTAATCCTGGTTACAGCTCGTTGGAAGGCACTAATTCTTGGGTTATCCGAGCAGCAGAAGACCCTCGGAGTATCGTCATCGATCCAGGCCCTGAAGATGAGGGCCACCTTAATGTCTTGAATGCCAAGGCAGAGGAGGTGGGTCTGATTCTTTTGACCCACCGTCACTATGATCATGCTGATGGCGCACAGCGCTTTCGTCAGCTGACTAGCGCACCAGTGCGTGCGATGGATCCTACTTACTGCGCAGGCGCAGGAGCGGTCCAGGATGGTGAAATTATCACGATTGACGGTGTCACCCCACAGATCGAGGTTGTGGCAACACCTGGCCATACTCGTGATTCTGTGTCTTATTTCATCTGGAGTGGGGTGCCACATGAGTCCACTCTTGAAGGCATCATTTCTGGCGATACCATCGCTGGTCGTCACACCACGATGATCTCTGAGACTGATGGTGATTTGGGCGAGTACCTGAATTCCCTGGCGATCCTTGAGGAGCGCGGTAAAGATATTCCGTTGCTTCCTGGGCATGGTCCAGATGGCGAAGATGTCGCATCATTTGCTCGCAAGTACATTGAGCGTCGTGAGTTGCGCCTGAACCAGATCCGTGAGATCTGGGAGGTTAAAGGCCGTGACGTATCTATGAAGGATCTGATTGACGCGATTTATGATGACGTCGATCCAGTTCTGCGTGGTGCTGCTGAGCAGTCTACTCACGTGGCGATTCGTTACCTGCAGGCTCAGGAAGCTTCCGCTACAAACTAA
- a CDS encoding alpha/beta fold hydrolase, producing the protein MALFSLSTSPLTRFIPGNRSKTATAQRRLAHTIASIERSPGIVALDGPFTHDHVSVRGIRLHLAEAGSPTNPLVLLIHGAFGGWYDFRDVIGPLADAGFHVAAIDLRGYGMSDKPPTGYDLRHAAGEISSLIAALGHDNAFLVGSDTGASIAWATASIYPERVNGLVSLGAIHPLDMRRAIRRKPYLHLADIGRLLLFRVPTLLHKAFHFSVSRVARREIANNTSPSYQRSNAFTDTVRLRKKALSIDHTTTPIIRTNRYLVAGLPSKNARNTISAPVLILKTNTRRWEHLATTARARVTGAMTTIAIPGGFELPYLEHPAEFAATIAKFARSAV; encoded by the coding sequence ATGGCCCTTTTTAGCTTGTCGACGTCTCCCCTCACCCGTTTCATCCCCGGCAACCGTTCCAAAACCGCAACCGCCCAACGGCGCCTTGCCCACACGATCGCCTCAATTGAGCGTTCCCCTGGAATCGTTGCCCTCGATGGACCATTCACCCATGACCACGTTTCCGTCCGTGGCATCCGCCTCCATCTAGCTGAGGCAGGCTCCCCCACCAACCCCTTGGTTCTTTTGATCCATGGGGCTTTTGGCGGTTGGTACGATTTCCGCGATGTCATCGGACCACTTGCAGATGCAGGTTTCCACGTCGCAGCCATTGATCTCCGCGGCTACGGCATGTCTGATAAGCCCCCAACTGGTTACGATCTCCGCCACGCCGCCGGTGAAATCAGCAGCCTTATCGCAGCTCTTGGCCATGATAATGCGTTTCTGGTCGGCTCCGACACCGGTGCTAGCATCGCATGGGCTACCGCCTCGATATACCCAGAGCGAGTCAACGGACTGGTATCCCTCGGCGCCATCCACCCCCTGGATATGCGTCGCGCCATCCGACGCAAACCTTATCTCCACCTGGCAGATATCGGCCGTTTGCTTCTTTTCCGCGTTCCGACGTTGCTCCACAAAGCATTTCATTTTTCCGTCTCCCGTGTGGCACGGCGAGAAATCGCCAACAACACCTCCCCGTCTTATCAGCGCAGCAACGCCTTCACCGATACTGTGCGATTGCGTAAAAAAGCCCTGTCCATCGATCACACCACCACGCCGATTATCCGCACCAATCGATATTTGGTCGCAGGTCTACCGAGCAAAAATGCACGGAACACCATTTCTGCACCGGTGCTGATCTTGAAAACAAACACGAGGCGTTGGGAGCATCTGGCCACTACCGCCAGAGCTCGCGTCACAGGAGCCATGACAACAATTGCCATTCCCGGTGGCTTTGAGCTGCCCTATTTGGAGCATCCAGCGGAGTTCGCCGCAACGATTGCCAAGTTTGCACGCTCGGCAGTATAA
- the nth gene encoding endonuclease III, giving the protein MASITPQKRPRVGSHLANKGEETEIGTKRRARRINRTLTQAYPDAHCELDFTNPLELTVATILSAQCTDVRVNQVTPALFRRYPTAADYATADRAELEELIRPTGFFRNKANSLIGLGQALISLHDGEVPATLAELVELPGVGRKTANVVLGNAFGVPGITVDTHFGRLVRRMKLTAEEDPVKVEKVMNELIEKPEWTMFSHRLIFHGRRICHSRRAACGACMLAADCPSFGLEGPADPYEAQKLIKSDDREHLLNMAGM; this is encoded by the coding sequence ATGGCATCGATTACTCCACAGAAGCGACCTCGCGTTGGTTCTCATCTCGCGAACAAGGGTGAAGAGACTGAAATAGGGACTAAACGTCGAGCTCGACGCATCAATCGCACGCTTACTCAGGCGTATCCGGATGCGCATTGCGAGCTGGATTTTACAAATCCGCTAGAGCTCACTGTGGCAACTATTTTGTCCGCCCAGTGCACAGACGTCCGCGTCAACCAGGTAACGCCGGCATTATTTCGGCGTTATCCAACAGCTGCGGATTACGCCACCGCCGATCGTGCTGAGCTAGAAGAATTGATTCGGCCAACTGGATTCTTCCGCAACAAGGCAAATTCCTTGATCGGACTTGGTCAAGCACTCATTTCGCTTCACGACGGCGAGGTCCCTGCCACGCTAGCTGAGCTGGTGGAGTTGCCGGGAGTGGGACGCAAAACTGCCAACGTGGTGCTGGGCAATGCTTTTGGCGTGCCGGGCATAACAGTGGATACACACTTCGGTAGGTTGGTGCGCCGCATGAAACTTACTGCTGAAGAAGATCCAGTCAAAGTAGAAAAGGTGATGAACGAACTTATTGAAAAGCCTGAATGGACGATGTTTTCTCATCGTCTAATCTTCCACGGACGTAGGATATGCCATAGTCGACGAGCTGCTTGTGGAGCATGCATGCTTGCAGCGGATTGCCCATCCTTCGGTTTGGAAGGGCCAGCAGATCCATATGAGGCTCAAAAACTAATTAAAAGCGATGATAGGGAGCACCTGCTGAACATGGCAGGGATGTAA
- a CDS encoding MarP family serine protease produces the protein MLSPSLVVDAIIILVMAFALWGGWRQGAFTSLLSTVGVVSGLVVGAAAAPFVMGLTDSTALRFLLAIGTVVLLVGLGNLIGAHLGAAIRDNIKFRSSRVLDSAIGAIFQVLATLIVVWLVAIPLAAGLPGPVASGIRDSRILSFVDQFTPQGLDKLPSKIAAMLSESGLPPLISPFTGGSSVEVDAPEINVDNVALVEAMRPSVIHVMGDAQECSRRLMGSGFVAAPDYVVTNAHVVAGTSTVSLDTMIGTRSAEVVFYDPDVDIAVLYSPDLGLDPLPWASMPLATSDEAIVMGFPQSGPFNASPARIRERIMITGSNIYANGQHEREAYSVRGSIQSGNSGGPMANEAGEVVGVVFGAAIDGSDTGYVLTAEEVRNRIGDISALTQPVDTMQCAVS, from the coding sequence TTGTTGAGCCCGAGCCTGGTAGTCGATGCCATCATCATCCTCGTTATGGCATTTGCCCTGTGGGGCGGTTGGCGTCAAGGCGCCTTCACCTCATTGCTATCCACTGTTGGTGTGGTCTCTGGCCTGGTGGTTGGCGCGGCGGCCGCTCCATTTGTGATGGGGCTGACCGACTCTACAGCGTTGCGCTTTCTGCTCGCGATCGGCACCGTCGTGCTGTTGGTGGGACTGGGAAATCTGATTGGCGCGCATTTGGGCGCAGCAATTCGGGACAATATTAAATTCCGCAGCTCCCGAGTATTGGACTCCGCCATCGGCGCTATTTTCCAAGTGCTGGCAACCCTGATCGTGGTGTGGCTTGTGGCAATTCCCCTGGCCGCTGGTCTGCCCGGACCAGTGGCTAGCGGCATTAGAGATTCCCGAATTTTAAGTTTTGTTGACCAGTTCACACCGCAAGGGCTGGATAAGCTGCCTTCAAAAATTGCTGCAATGCTCAGCGAATCAGGCCTTCCACCACTGATTTCACCATTTACTGGCGGATCTTCTGTAGAAGTAGATGCGCCAGAAATTAACGTGGACAACGTCGCACTCGTAGAAGCCATGCGACCTTCCGTCATCCACGTGATGGGCGATGCCCAAGAATGTAGTCGCCGACTCATGGGATCTGGTTTCGTGGCAGCACCAGATTATGTGGTGACCAACGCGCACGTGGTTGCAGGTACTTCTACGGTAAGTCTCGATACGATGATCGGCACGCGTTCTGCTGAAGTGGTGTTCTATGATCCAGATGTAGATATTGCTGTGCTGTACAGCCCTGACCTTGGCCTTGATCCACTGCCCTGGGCTTCTATGCCGTTAGCAACGTCCGATGAAGCGATCGTCATGGGATTCCCACAATCTGGACCGTTTAATGCTTCGCCAGCACGAATCCGCGAGCGCATCATGATCACCGGCAGCAATATTTATGCCAATGGTCAGCATGAGCGCGAGGCTTATTCTGTGCGCGGTTCCATTCAGTCTGGAAACTCTGGTGGCCCTATGGCGAATGAGGCCGGAGAAGTAGTGGGCGTGGTGTTTGGTGCAGCGATTGATGGTTCCGATACCGGATATGTACTCACTGCCGAAGAGGTACGGAACCGCATTGGTGATATTTCCGCACTGACTCAGCCGGTGGACACCATGCAGTGCGCGGTCTCTTAA
- a CDS encoding NUDIX hydrolase yields the protein MQIFPDLPHDFPGHNTELAPAKAPVWMHRLIDRIHTGRMVDPLSGSEPIGQTEATKRAAVLMLFSGSETSFDLPNDASVLLTHRTPTMRSHAGQIAFPGGRIDPTDVNAVDCAFREAWEETGLDRRTATPLVQLNEVHIRATGYPVSPILGHWHTPSPVAVASPHETDEVFDAPLYDLIDPKNRLVVGWKQWHGPAFRVNDYIIWGFTGGLLSAILDTAGWATDWDANRIYDLENTLSTSRNNERMR from the coding sequence ATGCAGATTTTCCCTGATCTCCCTCATGATTTCCCAGGTCACAACACTGAGCTTGCTCCGGCAAAGGCGCCCGTGTGGATGCACCGCCTCATTGATCGGATTCACACTGGGCGCATGGTAGATCCTCTATCCGGCTCCGAGCCTATTGGGCAAACCGAAGCGACAAAGCGCGCGGCTGTGCTCATGCTCTTTTCTGGCTCCGAAACCTCTTTTGATCTGCCCAACGATGCTTCCGTATTACTCACACATCGCACCCCAACCATGCGCTCCCATGCTGGTCAGATTGCTTTTCCTGGTGGCAGAATTGATCCCACCGACGTCAACGCGGTGGATTGTGCATTTCGTGAGGCTTGGGAAGAAACCGGCCTGGATCGTAGAACGGCAACTCCATTAGTCCAGCTCAATGAAGTGCATATTCGCGCTACTGGCTATCCTGTGTCTCCGATTTTGGGGCATTGGCACACACCTTCTCCTGTGGCGGTAGCCAGCCCGCATGAAACCGACGAAGTATTTGATGCGCCACTCTATGATCTCATTGATCCCAAAAACCGTCTCGTGGTGGGGTGGAAACAATGGCATGGCCCAGCGTTTAGAGTAAACGATTACATCATTTGGGGCTTCACTGGCGGCTTGCTTTCTGCGATTTTAGATACCGCAGGTTGGGCGACTGACTGGGATGCCAATCGCATCTATGACCTGGAAAATACTTTGTCCACATCTCGCAACAATGAGCGAATGCGTTAG
- a CDS encoding TlpA family protein disulfide reductase: MTSSAKWSIVGVVVILAVLVALIPQLVGGSSTEDAQGETSTSVIAGRPDCVASGAAGVELPCLGGANGAGNQLATVVNLWAWWCEPCRAELPIFDQFAQAHPELNVMGVHADKNASNGAALLDDLNVALASYQDDSNLFAGTLGLPGVVPITVVVSPEGDVVGTFPQPFESVEELENAVAGVL; this comes from the coding sequence ATGACAAGCAGTGCAAAATGGTCCATCGTTGGTGTTGTCGTCATCCTGGCTGTGCTTGTGGCGTTGATTCCTCAGCTTGTGGGAGGAAGCAGTACTGAAGACGCACAGGGGGAGACGTCGACAAGCGTTATCGCGGGGCGCCCTGACTGCGTGGCCTCTGGCGCGGCGGGTGTGGAGCTGCCGTGTTTGGGGGGCGCCAATGGCGCTGGCAACCAGCTGGCCACCGTGGTGAATCTGTGGGCCTGGTGGTGTGAGCCGTGCCGTGCGGAGCTGCCGATCTTTGATCAATTTGCGCAGGCGCATCCTGAACTCAATGTGATGGGTGTGCACGCTGATAAAAATGCGTCCAATGGTGCCGCGTTGCTCGATGATTTGAATGTTGCTTTGGCGAGCTATCAGGATGATTCCAATTTATTCGCCGGTACTTTGGGGCTGCCTGGAGTCGTGCCCATCACCGTGGTTGTTTCTCCTGAAGGTGATGTTGTGGGTACTTTCCCACAGCCTTTTGAATCAGTTGAGGAGCTAGAAAACGCTGTGGCAGGGGTGCTATAA
- a CDS encoding HAD family hydrolase has product MNQPDPAPKPQGLDTSTPTKVAAFFDLDKTIIAMSSTYAYGREFMSSGLISPVEALQLSLAQATYMVAGHTSEQMDNTRDQLTAMIRGWDVQQVRSIAEETMHTVVTPTIYAEARELIEHHQELGHDVIIISASVKELVEPIAKELGVEKTVTTILESEDGLYTGDVLFYCKGAAKAQSILDLAKAHNYDLSQSHAYSDSFTDLPMLEAVGNPTAVNPDRALKKIALERGWKILSFKNPEPLFQMPSTREVSIGTGVVAGIAAVAAGSIWWMRRARHGSA; this is encoded by the coding sequence GTGAATCAGCCAGATCCAGCCCCGAAACCACAGGGCCTAGATACCAGCACCCCCACAAAGGTGGCTGCGTTTTTTGATCTGGATAAAACAATTATTGCGATGAGCTCCACCTACGCCTATGGCCGTGAATTTATGAGCAGCGGGCTCATCTCACCTGTGGAAGCACTGCAATTAAGCCTCGCGCAAGCAACCTATATGGTCGCCGGCCACACCAGCGAACAAATGGATAACACTCGCGATCAGCTCACTGCCATGATCCGTGGCTGGGATGTGCAACAAGTACGTTCCATCGCTGAGGAGACCATGCATACGGTGGTCACGCCCACTATTTATGCGGAAGCACGTGAACTGATCGAACACCACCAAGAACTCGGCCACGATGTCATCATCATTTCTGCATCGGTAAAAGAGCTCGTGGAGCCCATCGCCAAAGAACTTGGTGTAGAAAAAACTGTCACCACTATTTTGGAGTCCGAGGACGGTCTCTACACCGGTGACGTGCTCTTCTACTGCAAAGGCGCTGCCAAAGCGCAGTCCATTTTAGACCTAGCAAAAGCCCATAATTACGACCTTTCCCAAAGCCACGCCTACTCAGATTCCTTCACCGATCTCCCCATGCTAGAAGCAGTCGGAAATCCGACAGCGGTCAACCCAGATCGCGCACTTAAAAAGATCGCCCTGGAACGCGGATGGAAAATCTTAAGCTTCAAAAACCCCGAACCACTGTTTCAAATGCCCAGTACTCGCGAGGTCAGCATCGGCACCGGAGTGGTCGCGGGCATTGCAGCGGTAGCTGCAGGTAGTATTTGGTGGATGAGACGCGCGCGGCACGGTTCGGCCTAA
- a CDS encoding MaoC family dehydratase produces the protein MTTATTPNTIVSFEDAPNLTGQDLGFSEWRTVTQEMVNTFADATDDQQWIHTDPERAKDGPFGAPIAHGFLTLSMIIPFWGELLDVTGVSTKVNYGLDKVRFTSPVKVGSRIRMGAVVREITEVKGNGLHLVADGTIEIEGQERPAVVATFLTRFYA, from the coding sequence ATGACTACTGCAACTACCCCAAACACCATTGTTTCTTTCGAAGATGCGCCGAACCTCACCGGCCAGGATCTCGGCTTTTCCGAGTGGCGTACGGTTACTCAGGAGATGGTGAACACCTTCGCGGATGCCACTGATGATCAGCAGTGGATTCACACCGATCCTGAGCGCGCTAAGGACGGCCCGTTTGGTGCTCCTATCGCTCATGGTTTCCTTACTTTGTCCATGATTATCCCATTCTGGGGTGAGCTGCTGGATGTTACTGGCGTTTCTACAAAGGTGAATTATGGCCTGGATAAGGTGCGTTTTACCTCCCCAGTCAAGGTGGGTTCTCGCATTCGCATGGGCGCTGTGGTTCGGGAGATCACTGAGGTAAAGGGCAACGGTTTGCATTTGGTTGCCGATGGCACCATTGAGATCGAAGGTCAGGAGCGTCCGGCGGTTGTCGCCACCTTCCTCACTCGCTTCTACGCTTAA
- the glxR gene encoding CRP-like cAMP-activated global transcriptional regulator GlxR: protein MEGVQEILSRAGIFQGVDPTAVNNLIQDMETVRFPRGATIFDEGEPGDRLYIITSGKVKLARHAPDGRENLLTIMGPSDMFGELSIFDPGPRTSSAVCVTEVHAATMNSDMLRNWVADHPAIAEQLLRVLARRLRRTNASLADLIFTDVPGRVAKTLLQLANRFGTQEAGALRVNHDLTQEEIAQLVGASRETVNKALATFAHRGWIRLEGKSVLIVDTEHLARRAR from the coding sequence GTGGAAGGTGTACAGGAAATCCTGTCGCGCGCCGGAATTTTTCAAGGCGTTGACCCAACAGCGGTAAACAACCTTATCCAAGACATGGAGACTGTTCGTTTTCCTCGCGGCGCAACCATTTTTGACGAAGGTGAACCAGGCGACCGCCTGTACATCATCACCTCTGGCAAGGTGAAGCTTGCACGCCACGCACCAGACGGTCGCGAAAACCTGCTGACCATCATGGGTCCTTCCGATATGTTCGGTGAGCTCTCCATCTTCGATCCAGGCCCACGTACTTCCTCTGCAGTGTGTGTCACCGAAGTTCACGCAGCAACCATGAACTCTGACATGCTGCGCAACTGGGTTGCTGATCACCCAGCAATCGCTGAGCAGCTGCTGCGCGTTTTGGCTCGTCGCCTACGCCGCACCAACGCTTCTCTCGCTGACCTCATCTTCACCGATGTTCCAGGCCGCGTTGCTAAGACCCTTCTGCAGCTGGCTAACCGCTTCGGCACCCAAGAAGCAGGCGCTCTTCGCGTCAACCACGACCTCACCCAGGAAGAAATCGCTCAGCTCGTTGGCGCTTCCCGTGAGACCGTGAACAAGGCTCTGGCTACCTTCGCACACCGTGGCTGGATCCGCCTCGAGGGCAAGTCTGTCCTCATCGTGGACACCGAGCACTTGGCACGTCGCGCACGTTAA
- a CDS encoding phage holin family protein codes for MSNKDGLFTDGSSTFAPKVDSIPLSDVDTSVSGEASIGTLMSNATSQMSSLFRAEVELAKTELAGEAKKAAIGGGAFSVAGVIALYSSFFFFFFVAALLCLWIKPWAAFLIVFLFMLVIAASLALFGWRKVKKMGAPKNTIQSVNELKNLVPGQATEKLERANQRGLYTAASFHSPGAVTDKH; via the coding sequence GTGAGCAACAAAGATGGCCTTTTTACAGACGGTAGCAGCACTTTTGCACCGAAAGTAGACTCAATTCCCCTCAGCGATGTGGACACCAGCGTGAGCGGTGAAGCCTCAATTGGCACACTGATGTCCAACGCAACATCCCAGATGTCCAGCCTTTTCCGTGCTGAAGTCGAGCTAGCTAAGACTGAACTTGCAGGCGAAGCAAAGAAAGCTGCTATCGGCGGCGGTGCATTCAGCGTTGCTGGAGTTATCGCTTTGTACAGCTCTTTCTTCTTTTTCTTCTTCGTCGCAGCGCTGCTGTGCCTCTGGATTAAGCCGTGGGCAGCATTTTTGATCGTGTTCCTGTTCATGCTCGTTATCGCAGCTTCCCTGGCGCTGTTCGGCTGGCGCAAGGTGAAGAAGATGGGGGCACCGAAAAACACCATCCAATCGGTCAATGAGCTGAAGAACCTTGTTCCAGGTCAGGCCACCGAGAAGCTAGAGCGCGCTAACCAGCGCGGCCTCTACACCGCTGCATCTTTCCACAGCCCTGGCGCTGTAACCGACAAGCACTAA
- a CDS encoding TadA family conjugal transfer-associated ATPase: MVDIDGVVEAVQRIIATQKEAPTSAEIASIVREHAGVIISNEDIVTVLRRLRSDSVGVGPLEALLATPGVTDVLVNGHHSVWIDRGRGVEKTDLDLGSEDAVRRLATRLALTCGRRLDDAQPFADGRISRDDGSVLRIHAMLAPLAESGTCISLRVLRQARLTLDDLIHNGTVPEDIALALRNIITQRRSFLVVGGTGTGKTTLLSALLTEVPHDQRIVCIEDTAELHPSHPSTINLVSRQANVEGAGAVTMADLLKQSLRMRPDRLVVGEIRGAEVVDLLAAMNTGHDGGAGTIHANSIAEVPARMEALAATGGLGRMALHSQLAAAVDIVLVMKHTASGRRLAQLGVLQGNPVTAQVVWDIDHGVYEENEATAWLMH, from the coding sequence ATGGTGGATATTGATGGCGTGGTGGAAGCGGTGCAAAGAATTATTGCCACTCAAAAGGAGGCGCCCACATCGGCAGAAATCGCCAGTATCGTGCGGGAGCACGCCGGGGTGATCATCAGCAATGAAGACATTGTGACAGTGTTGCGTCGATTGCGGAGTGATTCGGTTGGCGTTGGTCCGTTGGAAGCTTTGCTTGCTACTCCTGGGGTGACAGATGTGTTGGTTAATGGGCATCACAGCGTGTGGATTGATCGAGGTCGTGGGGTGGAAAAGACCGACTTGGATCTTGGCTCCGAAGATGCCGTGCGCCGGTTAGCTACGCGGTTGGCGTTGACATGTGGCAGGCGTTTGGATGATGCGCAGCCTTTTGCTGATGGGCGTATCTCCAGGGATGATGGCAGCGTCCTGCGTATCCACGCGATGTTGGCACCATTGGCGGAATCCGGGACATGTATTAGTTTGCGCGTGCTGCGGCAAGCACGTTTAACGCTCGACGATCTCATCCACAACGGAACTGTTCCAGAAGATATTGCGCTCGCGCTGCGAAATATCATTACACAGCGGCGTTCTTTTCTGGTCGTTGGTGGCACAGGAACAGGAAAAACCACCTTGCTATCTGCGCTGCTCACTGAGGTGCCGCATGACCAGCGCATCGTCTGCATTGAAGATACGGCCGAGCTGCATCCATCCCACCCCAGCACAATTAACTTGGTCTCGCGTCAGGCAAATGTGGAAGGTGCAGGAGCCGTGACCATGGCGGATTTGTTGAAACAATCTTTGCGCATGAGACCGGATCGACTTGTTGTTGGTGAGATTCGTGGTGCTGAGGTAGTGGATCTACTCGCTGCCATGAACACAGGGCATGACGGTGGGGCGGGCACAATTCACGCCAATTCCATTGCAGAAGTCCCCGCCCGCATGGAAGCCCTGGCGGCAACGGGTGGTTTGGGCCGCATGGCACTGCACTCACAACTTGCTGCAGCCGTAGACATTGTTCTTGTCATGAAGCACACTGCTTCTGGCCGGCGGCTTGCCCAGCTGGGAGTTTTGCAGGGCAATCCTGTTACTGCCCAGGTGGTGTGGGATATCGACCATGGTGTGTACGAAGAAAACGAGGCCACGGCATGGCTTATGCACTAG